A DNA window from Flavisolibacter ginsenosidimutans contains the following coding sequences:
- a CDS encoding DUF3575 domain-containing protein, which produces MKSLLPFLLFLPALLQTQKAAGQDSASRMAVVISPALFVPVSAAVQVGVQLRLNKRCAFQAEVAYPTFYPHNDYEKISYWRGAVEWKFYSSKPQVSGKYYAVRAAYLHRQLVDSNEGVVHQKDGEYHYNEATIKSPVLSLALIIGKEFRAKNKKFFADVFAGAGVRRLFNHYTAKDLRLTSLDRPKDNFGWLFPEEGWRFNYPLTRFHLTAGLRFGWRL; this is translated from the coding sequence ATGAAATCATTGCTGCCATTTCTTCTTTTTTTGCCGGCCCTGCTACAAACGCAGAAGGCGGCGGGGCAAGATTCCGCTTCGCGGATGGCTGTGGTGATTTCGCCGGCTTTGTTTGTGCCGGTAAGTGCGGCCGTGCAAGTGGGTGTTCAATTGCGGCTAAACAAACGCTGCGCTTTTCAGGCAGAGGTTGCGTATCCTACTTTTTATCCCCACAACGACTACGAAAAAATAAGCTATTGGCGCGGTGCGGTCGAGTGGAAATTTTATTCATCAAAGCCGCAAGTTTCCGGAAAGTATTATGCCGTTCGAGCCGCTTATTTGCACCGGCAATTGGTGGACAGCAACGAAGGCGTCGTTCATCAAAAGGACGGGGAATATCATTACAACGAAGCGACAATTAAATCGCCGGTTTTGTCGCTGGCCCTTATCATCGGAAAAGAGTTTCGGGCTAAAAACAAAAAATTTTTTGCTGATGTTTTTGCCGGTGCAGGCGTGCGCCGTCTGTTTAATCATTACACCGCAAAAGATTTGCGGCTTACTTCTCTTGACAGGCCGAAAGATAATTTTGGCTGGTTGTTTCCCGAAGAAGGCTGGCGTTTTAATTATCCGCTGACGCGGTTTCATCTTACGGCCGGCCTGCGTTTTGGATGGCGGCTTTAG
- a CDS encoding IS1595 family transposase, translating to MAFKNLKEAIKHFSDEQVCRDYLIQQRWNGNPECVYCGCTKVYKIENGKRFKCADRYCKRVFSVTVGTIYENSNLPLSTWLTAVWLATAHKKGISSCQLARDLGITQKTAWFVLHRIREMVVDKAPELLGDIVEVDETFVGGKMKNKHKSIRKKAHEQNLSHNFNKTTVVGILQRDSKVKATIYNASTHSLKDIIREYVKKDTIVITDSLTAYKGLNAEFAGHEVVNHNEDEFVRDKWHTNSIEGFFSHLKRTLYGTYHKASPKHLHRYCTEVLYRYNLRKMTDKNRFELSVKNSHGRLKYRDLIRRAEENTPPTN from the coding sequence ATGGCGTTCAAGAACCTCAAAGAAGCAATCAAGCATTTTTCTGACGAACAAGTTTGTCGGGATTATCTTATTCAGCAACGGTGGAACGGAAACCCTGAATGTGTTTACTGCGGCTGCACGAAGGTTTACAAAATTGAGAATGGAAAGCGGTTCAAGTGCGCCGACAGGTATTGCAAAAGGGTATTCTCCGTGACGGTTGGAACGATTTACGAAAACAGCAATCTTCCTCTTAGCACATGGCTCACGGCGGTTTGGTTGGCGACAGCGCACAAAAAGGGAATCAGTTCTTGTCAACTTGCTCGTGACCTCGGCATTACCCAAAAGACAGCTTGGTTCGTCTTACATAGAATCCGGGAGATGGTGGTGGACAAAGCACCGGAACTGCTCGGAGACATTGTGGAAGTGGACGAGACTTTTGTGGGTGGGAAGATGAAGAACAAGCACAAGTCCATTCGCAAGAAGGCGCATGAACAAAACCTAAGCCACAACTTCAACAAGACAACGGTGGTGGGAATCCTGCAACGAGATAGCAAGGTGAAGGCGACCATCTACAACGCAAGCACTCATTCGCTCAAAGACATTATCCGTGAGTATGTAAAGAAAGATACCATTGTCATTACCGATAGCCTGACGGCTTACAAAGGTCTGAACGCCGAGTTTGCGGGACATGAGGTTGTGAACCACAATGAGGACGAATTTGTGCGGGACAAGTGGCATACCAACAGCATTGAAGGATTCTTCTCCCACCTTAAACGAACGCTCTATGGAACGTACCATAAAGCAAGCCCGAAGCACCTTCACCGCTACTGCACCGAAGTTCTTTACCGCTACAACCTTCGCAAAATGACGGACAAGAATAGGTTTGAATTGAGTGTGAAGAACAGTCACGGACGGCTCAAGTACCGTGACCTCATTCGTAGAGCAGAAGAAAATACTCCTCCAACAAACTAA
- the guaB gene encoding IMP dehydrogenase — translation MATNSTQKSFIEGLTFDDVLLVPAYSEILPRDVDIKTRLTKDITLNVPMLSAAMDTVTEAALAIALAREGGMGILHKNMTIEKQAAEVRKVKRSESGMIIDPITLTIEATIGDAQRLMRENKIGGIPIVDGGGKLAGMLTNRDLRFQENKEQAVSEIMTKENLITAPEGTDLKGAEKILRQTKVEKLPVVDGNGKLIGLITYRDILKATSNPNAVKDAFGRLLVGAAVGVTKDLLDRVAALQSVGVDVICVDSAHGHSKGIIDALKSVKKNFKKTNVIAGNIATTEGAQALVDAGADAVKVGIGPGSICTTRIVAGAGVPQLTAIMQAAAALKKKDIPLIADGGIRYTGDMVKALAAGADCVMMGSIFAGTEESPGDTIIYEGRKFKEYRGMGSLGAMSVGSSDRYFQDPEADVKKYVPEGIEGRVAYKGMLKEIVYQYVGGLRAGMGYCGAKSIAELQQASFVKITNAGMRESHAHDVEITREAPNYSRK, via the coding sequence ATGGCAACAAACTCCACACAAAAATCCTTCATTGAAGGGCTTACGTTTGATGACGTTCTCCTCGTTCCGGCTTACTCTGAAATTTTACCCCGCGACGTTGACATAAAAACCCGCCTCACAAAAGACATTACGCTAAATGTGCCCATGCTTTCTGCAGCCATGGACACCGTAACAGAAGCGGCGCTTGCCATAGCTCTTGCACGCGAAGGCGGCATGGGCATCCTGCACAAAAACATGACGATTGAAAAGCAAGCAGCGGAAGTTCGAAAAGTAAAACGCAGCGAAAGCGGAATGATCATCGACCCAATCACCTTAACAATCGAAGCAACTATCGGTGATGCGCAACGCTTGATGCGGGAAAACAAAATCGGCGGTATTCCTATTGTTGACGGGGGCGGAAAACTTGCCGGCATGCTTACCAACCGCGATCTGCGCTTTCAAGAGAACAAAGAGCAGGCTGTGAGTGAAATAATGACCAAAGAAAATTTAATAACCGCACCCGAAGGCACCGATTTAAAAGGCGCTGAAAAAATCCTTCGCCAAACCAAGGTGGAAAAGCTGCCCGTAGTTGACGGTAACGGAAAATTAATTGGCCTAATCACCTACCGTGATATTTTAAAAGCAACCTCAAACCCCAACGCTGTGAAAGACGCCTTTGGCCGCTTGCTCGTAGGCGCGGCAGTAGGCGTGACAAAAGATTTATTGGATAGAGTTGCGGCCTTGCAAAGTGTCGGTGTTGATGTTATTTGCGTGGACAGTGCACACGGCCATTCAAAAGGAATTATTGATGCCTTGAAAAGTGTAAAGAAGAATTTTAAAAAGACAAACGTCATTGCCGGAAACATTGCCACTACCGAAGGCGCACAAGCCTTGGTTGACGCCGGCGCCGACGCAGTGAAAGTCGGAATCGGACCGGGGTCTATTTGTACCACACGTATTGTTGCCGGTGCAGGGGTGCCGCAGCTTACGGCCATCATGCAAGCCGCAGCCGCGTTAAAGAAAAAAGACATTCCGCTTATTGCAGACGGCGGCATTCGTTACACCGGCGACATGGTAAAAGCTTTGGCTGCCGGCGCCGATTGCGTGATGATGGGAAGCATTTTTGCGGGCACCGAAGAAAGCCCCGGCGATACCATCATTTACGAAGGCCGCAAGTTTAAAGAATACCGCGGCATGGGTTCGTTGGGTGCAATGTCGGTAGGCAGCAGCGATAGGTATTTTCAAGACCCTGAAGCCGATGTAAAAAAATACGTTCCCGAAGGCATTGAAGGCCGTGTGGCGTACAAAGGCATGCTGAAAGAAATCGTGTATCAATACGTTGGCGGCTTGCGTGCGGGCATGGGTTATTGCGGCGCCAAAAGCATTGCCGAATTGCAGCAGGCAAGCTTTGTAAAAATTACCAACGCCGGCATGCGGGAAAGTCATGCACACGATGTGGAGATTACAAGAGAAGCGCCGAATTATTCGCGGAAATGA